In Glandiceps talaboti chromosome 6, keGlaTala1.1, whole genome shotgun sequence, one DNA window encodes the following:
- the LOC144436511 gene encoding uncharacterized protein LOC144436511, with product MQYSRSFMQLFNTSYHSRLPTSVWNVIKSLRLNHKPVTHRGTRGGTKKVRPIQTFTTTNITSITNLNYKPRANGVNFNNLIQIPTCNSIDKCGVIKRQCQLMLTTWNVRSVRNKTTEVEDYTREKDIDILALTETWLNEIGDEHIINELTPDCYTFKHTPRTSSTGGGIGLLFKSSLKLKAWNPIKSAKSFEATEATLCHQGITLKIIIVYRPPPTAKNKLTNTQFLLEFSSLLERLVVTTKHLYLVGDFNIHMDDLQDPTTKKLKYLFDTFSLLQWVAEPTHVKGHILDLIISNQSNCISSISVDSQIISDHNPVHAKIMLEKPPLLRRKIVYRKISSISTDDFMKDTGSVTDFRQPPSDLDFAVLAYNTHLSEILDKHAPLKQCTITVRPNTKWYTPEIDEAKKRRRSAERRWRNTKLEVHKQIFLEKGKDVRQLLQKAKQTYYNKLILENSNNQKTIFQIFSTLSSNSQKDDLPDHTSVNDITEKFSQYFIDKIRNIRLNFDNSQPTPAFDSLETHTSSSLSVFNPVNADDISKIINSTPSKTCSLDPIPTSLLKQCQEHLWTILSFIINSSLTHGNVPESLKSAVIKPILKKSSLDTNVFKNYRPVSNLPFLSKIMEKIVAAQLTAYLTANSLLEPLQSAYRKHHSTETALIKVNNDICIALDKGQCVLLVLLDLSAAFDTIDHNILISRLSNLGITGIPLQWFKSYLQNRHQSVLISGNTSKAQHLQYGVPQGSVLGPLLFCIYISPLATLLRRHDLNFIQYADDNQLYEGFALADTSTTVAKMETAVLDIKSWMTQNKLQLNDGKTEVLLIRSQFMRIPRPIDSINIGSCSVDLVNYARNIGVTFDDKHTLRKHITITCNSIYYNLRKIGRIRRYLTSEACENLVHALVSCKLDYCNGLLYGLASKDITHLQHAQNTAARIVSRRKKSDHISPVLKDLHWLPVYYRIYYKILLMTYKALNNAAPSYISDLISYKHAPRVLRSNNKGLLHIPPCKLKSYGERAFSRAAPQLWNSLPVALRQSPTLDKFRKDIKTHLFMRAF from the coding sequence ATGCAGTACAGCAGATCATTTATGCAACTTTTTAACACCTCATACCACTCCAGACTGCCTACCTCAGTATGGAATGTCATTAAATCCCTGAGACTCAACCACAAACCAGTGACACACAGAGGCACAAGAGGTGGTACTAAGAAAGTTCGACCCATCCAAAcgtttacaacaacaaatattactagtatcacAAACCTCAATTATAAACCACGTGCAAATGGAGTCAACTTCAACAACCTCATTCAAATACCAACCTGTAACTCCATCGACAAATGTGGTGTGATCAAACGACAGTGCCAACTCATGCTAACTACATGGAATGTCAGATCCGTCCGCAACAAAACAACTGAAGTAGAAGACTACACTAGGGAGAAGGATATTGACATCCTTGCTCTGACTGAGACTTGGTTGAATGAAATAGGCGATgaacatataattaatgaactCACCCCTGATTGTTACACTTTTAAACATACTCCACGTACTTCTTCTACTGGTGGTGGAATTGGCTTGTTATTCAAATCATCACTCAAACTCAAAGCATGGAATCCAATAAAATCTGCTAAATCCTTTGAAGCAACAGAAGCTACACTTTGTCATCAGGGCATCACATTGAAAATTATCATTGTATATCGTCCACCTCCCACAGCCAAGAATAAACTCACGAATACACAGTTTTTGCTAGAATTTAGTTCATTGTTAGAAAGGCTCGTGGTCACGACAAAGCACCTCTACCTTGTTGGAGATTTTAACATTCACATGGATGATTTGCAAGACCCTACCACCAAGAAATTGAAGTATTTATTCGATACCTTCAGTCTTCTACAATGGGTAGCGGAACCAACTCATGTGAAaggccacattttagacctcATCATCTCTAACCAATCAAACTGCATTTCATCAATTTCTGTTGACTCTCAAATAATATCAGATCATAATCCTGTTCATGCTAAGATTATGCTGGAGAAACCACCACTATTACGCCGCAAGATAGTTTACCGCAAAATATCCTCAATCTCAACTGATGATTTCATGAAGGACACTGGATCCGTAACAGATTTCAGACAACCACCATCCGACTTAGACTTTGCCGTATTAGCGTATAATACTCATCTCTCGGAGATTCTGGATAAACATGCACCCTTAAAGCAATGTACAATTACAGTAAGGCCTAATACTAAATGGTATACACCTGAGATTGATGAAGCAAAAAAGAGACGAAGATCAGCTGAGCGTCGATGGCGCAACACAAAACTAgaagttcacaaacaaattttccTTGAGAAAGGCAAAGATGTACGTCAACTCCTACAGAAAGCAAAGCAGACATACTACAACAAACTGATACTTGAAAACTCAAACAACCAGAAGACTATATTTCAGATATTTTCCACTCTGTCCAGTAACTCTCAAAAAGATGACCTACCAGATCACACTTCAGTCAACGATATCACTGAGAAATTCagtcaatattttattgacaaaataagaaatatcCGCCTTAACTTTGACAATTCACAACCAACACCTGCATTTGACTCTCTGGAAACCCATACTTcgtcttctctgtctgtcttcaaCCCAGTGAATGCAGATGATATCAGCAAAATTATTAACAGCACGCCGTCAAAAACCTGTTCCCTCGATCCTATCCCCACATCGCTTCTGAAACAGTGCCAAGAACACTTGTGGACCATTCTGTCTTTCATCATTAACTCATCTCTTACTCATGGTAATGTTCCAGAATCACTCAAGTCAGCCGTCATTAAACCAATTCTCAAGAAATCCTCACTTGATACCAATGTATTCAAGAACTACAGACCTGTCTCCAATCTACCATTCCTTTCTAAAATAATGGAGAAAATCGTTGCAGCCCAACTAACCGCATACCTTACAGCTAATTCATTACTAGAGCCACTACAATCTGCCTACAGGAAACACCACAGCACAGAGACAGCACTCATCAAAGTAAACAACGACATCTGTATAGCACTTGACAAAGGACAATGTGTACTACTTGTTCTTCTAGATTTGTCAGCTGCTTTCGATACAATAGACCACAACATACTCATTTCAAGATTATCAAACCTCGGCATTACAGGCATCCCACTGCAATGGTTTAAATCATACCTACAGAACCGACATCAATCAGTATTGATATCAGGCAACACCTCCAAAGCACAACATCTACAATATGGCGTACCCCAGGGCTCTGTGCTAGGCCCACTGCTATTTTGCATCTACATTTCTCCACTTGCCACCCTATTAAGACGTCATGATTTGAATTTTATACAATATGCTGATGACAATCAACTATATGAAGGCTTTGCTTTGGCTGACACATCCACCACTGTTGCCAAGATGGAGACTGCAGTACTGGACATAAAATCATGGATGACACAAAATAAACTTCAACTAAATGATGGTAAAACTGAGGTACTACTCATTAGGTCTCAGTTTATGCGCATACCCCGTCCCATTGACAGTATAAACATTGGATCATGTTCTGTTGACTTGGTTAACTATGCACGCAATATTGGTGTAACCTTCGATGATAAACACACTCTTAGGAAGCACATTACCATAACATGCAATTCGATCTATTACAATCTTCGAAAAATTGGTCGCATTCGTCGCTATCTGACAAGTGAAGCATGTGAAAATCTAGTCCATGCTCTTGTCTCATGCAAACTGGATTACTGTAATGGACTCTTATATGGTTTAGCATCTAAAGACATTACTCATCTACAACACGCTCAAAACACAGCGGCCAGAATTGTTTCACGCCGCAAGAAATCAGATCATATCTCCCCAGTTCTCAAGGATCTACATTGGCTACCAGTCTACTACagaatatattacaaaatactcTTGATGACCTACAAAGCTCTCAACAATGCTGCACCTAGTTACATATCGGATCTGATCAGTTATAAGCATGCTCCACGTGTACTTCGCTCTAACAACAAAGGTCTATTACACATCCCACCCTGCAAACTTAAATCCTATGGTGAACGTGCTTTTTCACGAGCTGCCCCGCAATTATGGAACAGTCTTCCGGTTGCTCTGCGTCAATCACCAACCCTGGACAAGTTCAGGAAAGACATTAAGACTCATCTTTTTATGAGAGCATTTTGA